One stretch of Miscanthus floridulus cultivar M001 chromosome 18, ASM1932011v1, whole genome shotgun sequence DNA includes these proteins:
- the LOC136520901 gene encoding uncharacterized protein — protein sequence MESQQQPTNGHMASKSPEEQHALQQGQAVQNPSTLQAELLWKLRKYLMLLAILAAAITYQAGLSPPGGFWQDSLNERIPGDIVLRVSYPKRYYVFFYCNTTAFGASLIVLILLLVRELSRNVIWLRALQFAMVLGLLGLMGAYAAGSCREVRTSVYIWVLLVGIFAYITLHVIFFRHLAPKCLWDMFMNIRKYWKDILASIFRKTQSNEPETPMNDREAHDEGEELERNRSFLLVLATLAATVTYVAGLSPPGGFWPDDDKPNHLAGDPVLRDHYPRRFKAFMVCNATSFAGSLVIIIMLLSNTAVDHVVKSNALRLCVLVSLFGLMGAYAAGSCREVRTSIYVFSLVGAVLLYLALQWIEPIVTKPECIEKSIGWMRKKKTEVLQKLSSFIVKGSGNPDDGKHTNLSGPNTQHTSNNLSDAKDDIQKLRTYLLLLGILAATVTYQAGLNPPGGFWADNDGHIAGDPILETMHPRRYKVFFYCNATAFVASLVIITLLQSQLITVSAMKRHILQTAMTLDLFGLMGAYAAGSSRKFSTSLYVFVLVLLVFTYVVIHVLLSLVLKRRLRRDDAVENEDEEKDLEKRRKFLMLLAILAASITYQAGISPSGGFWSDNNGHQAGDPVFHDEFPTRYRVFFYFNATAFMASLVVIMLLVSKRLCHKGLEVYALHTCVLVDLISLMGAFAAGSCRKVSTSVYVILVVVAVSVYVMIQVVVLTFAKDKVNNLLGMIRMYTFRSSVLQQPSMNHERSIRTRKRTEHKWRKDLMLIGSLAVTVTYQAGLLPPGGFWPDDKVGLAGDPILHDTHPSRFKVFFYCNATAFMASMVMVILLLNNTISKYRRSLLAMKATMVLDLFGLLGAYAAGSCRKLKTSAYIFALVIAVFIYIVIHVLLSFDEVALLVRKKGEKWIPCLKKMWAPIETDRLQPSAG from the coding sequence ATGGAATCCCAACAGCAGCCTACCAATGGCCATATGGCTAGCAAATCTCCCGAAGAACAACATGCGCTGCAGCAAGGCCAGGCTGTCCAAAATCCTAGCACACTTCAGGCTGAGCTCCTATGGAAGCTGAGGAAGTACTTGATGCTGCTGGCTATTCTAGCTGCAGCCATCACCTACCAAGCAGGGTTATCTCCGCCGGGTGGGTTCTGGCAAGACAGCCTGAATGAGCGCATCCCCGGTGATATTGTGCTAAGAGTTAGCTACCCCAAGCGTTACTATGTGTTCTTCTACTGCAACACAACAGCGTTTGGGGCATCACTCATTGTCCTTATACTGCTCCTGGTCAGGGAATTGAGCCGCAATGTGATTTGGCTTCGGGCACTACAATTTGCAATGGTACTGGGCCTGCTTGGGCTCATGGGTGCCTATGCTGCAGGGAGCTGCAGGGAGGTGAGGACCTCAGTTTACATTTGGGTATTACTTGTTGGCATATTTGCATATATCACACTCCATGTCATATTCTTCCGTCATCTGGCGCCTAAATGTCTGTGGGATATGTTCATGAATATCCGGAAATACTGGAAGGATATCCTTGCAAGCATTTTCAGGAAAACACAGAGCAATGAGCCGGAAACTCCGATGAATGATCGGGAGGCTCATGATGAGGGGGAAGAATTGGAGCGGAATCGCAGTTTCTTGCTGGTTCTTGCCACATTAGCAGCGACAGTGACATATGTTGCAGGGCTAAGCCCACCAGGTGGCTTCTGGCCTGATGATGACAAGCCTAACCACCTTGCCGGTGATCCAGTTCTGCGAGATCATTACCCCCGTCGATTCAAGGCTTTTATGGTCTGCAATGCAACTTCTTTTGCTGGATCCCTTGTGATCATCATTATGCTCCTCAGCAATACAGCAGTGGATCATGTCGTCAAATCAAATGCTCTGCGGTTGTGTGTGCTGGTGAGCCTCTTTGGGCTTATGGGGGCTTATGCTGCTGGGAGTTGTAGGGAGGTCCGTACATCTATCTATGTCTTCTCCCTCGTTGGTGCGGTTTTGCTCTACCTTGCTCTTCAGTGGATTGAACCTATTGTGACAAAACCAGAGTGTATAGAGAAGTCAATTGGATGGATGAGAAAGAAGAAGACCGAAGTGCTCCAGAAACTGAGCTCTTTCATTGTGAAGGGGAGTGGGAATCCAGATGATGGCAAGCATACTAACCTGTCAGGGCCCAATACACAACATACATCAAACAATTTAAGTGATGCTAAAGATGACATCCAAAAACTGCGCACATATCTCCTATTGCTTGGTATCCTTGCTGCCACTGTCACATATCAAGCTGGACTAAATCCACCAGGTGGCTTTTGGGCAGACAATGATGGGCATATTGCCGGGGACCCAATCTTGGAGACCATGCATCCAAGgcgttacaaggtgttcttctaCTGCAATGCCACAGCATTTGTAGCATCTTTGGTGATCATTACCTTACTTCAGAGCCAACTGATTACCGTTAGTGCCATGAAGCGTCACATACTGCAAACAGCCATGACACTGGATCTCTTTGGACTTATGGGGGCCTATGCTGCTGGAAGCAGCAGAAAGTTCTCGACGTCCCTTTATGTGTTTGTCTTGGTCCTTCTTGTTTTCACCTATGTTGTAATTCATGTTCTGCTATCTTTGGTTCTCAAGAGACGACTCAGAAGAGATGATGCTgtggagaatgaagatgaagagaAGGATTTGGAGAAGCGGCGCAAGTTTCTGATGTTGCTTGCAATTCTGGCTGCTTCCATCACATATCAAGCTGGCATAAGCCCATCAGGTGGATTCTGGAGTGACAATAATGGCCACCAAGCAGGTGATCCAGTGTTCCATGATGAATTCCCAACCCGCTACAGGGTTTTCTTCTACTTCAATGCAACAGCTTTCATGGCATCCTTGGTTGTGATTATGTTGCTTGTTAGTAAAAGGCTATGTCACAAGGGTCTTGAGGTCTATGCGCTGCACACATGTGTTTTGGTTGATCTGATCAGCCTTATGGGTGCTTTTGCTGCTGGAAGCTGCAGGAAAGTTTCAACATCTGTGTACGTCATCCTTGTCGTTGTTGCAGTGTCTGTTTATGTGATGATTCAAGTTGTGGTTCTGACATTTGCAAAAGACAAGGTGAACAATTTGTTGGGAATGATAAGGATGTACACCTTTAGGTCTTCTGTGCTCCAACAGCCATCCATGAATCACGAAAGAAGCATCCGGACTAGAAAGAGAACTGAACACAAATGGCGCAAAGATTTGATGCTGATCGGGTCTCTCGCAGTCACTGTCACATACCAAGCTGGGCTGCTCCCGCCAGGTGGGTTTTGGCCTGATGACAAGGTAGGCCTTGCAGGTGACCCAATCCTCCATGATACCCATCCATCACGGTTTAAAGTGTTCTTCTATTGTAATGCCACAGCATTCATGGCATCAATGGTCATGGTCATCCTCTTGTTGAACAACACAATAAGTAAGTACAGGAGATCTCTTCTTGCTATGAAGGCAACAATGGTATTGGACTTGTTTGGTCTCCTTGGAGCATACGCTGCAGGCAGCTGCAGAAAGTTGAAGACATCTGCATACATTTTTGCACTTGTCATTGCTGTGTTCATTTACATTGTGATTCATGTGTTGCTGTCATTCGATGAGGTGGCTTTATTGGTCAGAAAGAAGGGAGAAAAGTGGATTCCTTGCCTGAAAAAAATGTGGGCACCTATCGAAACTGATCGCCTTCAGCCATCTGCTGGGTGA
- the LOC136520971 gene encoding nucleotide-sugar uncharacterized transporter 2-like isoform X1, with the protein MGIWDSILPGGGRRFIKRKDSDAGEAGRALEELRGSLYNDFHTSEGAKRHQQRLCGPIVALTFNFVVAVGIIMANKMVMGTVGFNFPVALSLIHYLFALALMAVLKALYLLPVAPPSKSTPFSSLFALGAVMSFSTGLANISLKHNSVGFYQMAKIAVTPTIVVAEFILFKKKVSLRKVITLVVVSFGVAIATVTDLEFNFFGACVALAWIIPSAVNKILWSNLQQSGNWTALALMWKTTPITIFFFIVLMPLLDPPGLLSFNWDYKNSSAIIISALFGFLLQWSGALALGATSALAHVVLGQFKTIVIMLSGYLLFKSDPGFTSLCGAVIALAGMSVYTYLGMKESATSGRRNSLNSRQNSHLMKSKVIVDGEKPETKPMDSV; encoded by the exons ATGGGCATTTGGGATTCCATTCTCCCCGGCGGCGGCCGGCGCTTCATCAAGCGCAAGGACAGCGACGCCGGCGAGGCAG GTCGGGCACTAGAGGAACTGAGGGGCTCACTGTACAATGACTTTCATACTTCAGAAGGGGCCAAGCGCCATCAGCAGAGACTTTGTGGCCCTATTGTTGCACTGACattcaactttgtggtcgctgttGGGATCATCATGGCAAACAAAATG GTGATGGGCACTGTTGGATTTAACTTCCCAGTCGCATTGTCATTAATCCATTACCTTTTCGCTTTGGCTTTAATGGCTGTTCTCAAGGCATTATACTTGCTGCCAGTTGCTCCTCCTTCCAAATCCACTCCTTTCTCCTCATTATTTGCTTTAGGTGCTGTCATGTCTTTCTCCACTGGGCTTGCCAATATCAGCTTAAAGCATAACAG TGTAGGTTTTTATCAGATGGCTAAGATAGCTGTAACTCCAACCATAGTAGTGGCAGAATTTATTCTTTTCAAGAAAAAGGTTTCCCTTCGAAAG GTTATCACTCTGGTGGTTGTCTCATTTGGTGTGGCCATTGCAACTGTTACTGATTTGGAGTTCAATTTTTTTGGTGCTTGTGTAGCACTAGCTTGGATTATTCCTAGTGCTGTAAACAAAATCCTGTGGTCAAATTTACAACAGAGTGGAAACTGGACAGCTCTTGC GTTAATGTGGAAGACAACGCCAATTACCATATTTTTCTTTATTGTTTTGATGCCATTGTTGGATCCTCCAGGCCTTTTATCTTTCAATTGGGATTACAAGAACAGCAGCGCAATTATCATATCTGCTTTGTTCGGTTTCCTTCTTCAGTGGTCTGGTGCTTTGGCACTTGG GGCAACCTCGGCTCTCGCTCATGTTGTGCTAGGTCAGTTCAAGACGATTGTTATAATGCTCTCTGGTTATCTGTTATTTAAATCTGATCCTGGATTCACCAGCCTCTGTGGAGCTGTCATTGCCCTCGCAGGGATGTCAGTGTATACTTACCTAGGGATGAAAGAGTCAGCCACCAGCGGTAGGAGAAATTCCTTAAATTCAAGGCAAAATTCTCATTTGATGAAGTCCAAGGTTATTGTAGATGGAGAAAAGCCAGAAACAAAGCCCATGGATTCTGTGTAA
- the LOC136520971 gene encoding nucleotide-sugar uncharacterized transporter 2-like isoform X2 codes for MGIWDSILPGGGRRFIKRKDSDAGEAGRALEELRGSLYNDFHTSEGAKRHQQRLCGPIVALTFNFVVAVGIIMANKMVMGTVGFNFPVALSLIHYLFALALMAVLKALYLLPVAPPSKSTPFSSLFALGAVMSFSTGLANISLKHNSVGFYQMAKIAVTPTIVVAEFILFKKKVSLRKVITLVVVSFGVAIATVTDLEFNFFGACVALAWIIPSAVNKILWSNLQQSGNWTALALMWKTTPITIFFFIVLMPLLDPPGLLSFNWDYKNSSAIIISALFGFLLQWSGALALGATSALAHVVLASVELSLPSQGCQCILT; via the exons ATGGGCATTTGGGATTCCATTCTCCCCGGCGGCGGCCGGCGCTTCATCAAGCGCAAGGACAGCGACGCCGGCGAGGCAG GTCGGGCACTAGAGGAACTGAGGGGCTCACTGTACAATGACTTTCATACTTCAGAAGGGGCCAAGCGCCATCAGCAGAGACTTTGTGGCCCTATTGTTGCACTGACattcaactttgtggtcgctgttGGGATCATCATGGCAAACAAAATG GTGATGGGCACTGTTGGATTTAACTTCCCAGTCGCATTGTCATTAATCCATTACCTTTTCGCTTTGGCTTTAATGGCTGTTCTCAAGGCATTATACTTGCTGCCAGTTGCTCCTCCTTCCAAATCCACTCCTTTCTCCTCATTATTTGCTTTAGGTGCTGTCATGTCTTTCTCCACTGGGCTTGCCAATATCAGCTTAAAGCATAACAG TGTAGGTTTTTATCAGATGGCTAAGATAGCTGTAACTCCAACCATAGTAGTGGCAGAATTTATTCTTTTCAAGAAAAAGGTTTCCCTTCGAAAG GTTATCACTCTGGTGGTTGTCTCATTTGGTGTGGCCATTGCAACTGTTACTGATTTGGAGTTCAATTTTTTTGGTGCTTGTGTAGCACTAGCTTGGATTATTCCTAGTGCTGTAAACAAAATCCTGTGGTCAAATTTACAACAGAGTGGAAACTGGACAGCTCTTGC GTTAATGTGGAAGACAACGCCAATTACCATATTTTTCTTTATTGTTTTGATGCCATTGTTGGATCCTCCAGGCCTTTTATCTTTCAATTGGGATTACAAGAACAGCAGCGCAATTATCATATCTGCTTTGTTCGGTTTCCTTCTTCAGTGGTCTGGTGCTTTGGCACTTGG GGCAACCTCGGCTCTCGCTCATGTTGTGCTAG CCTCTGTGGAGCTGTCATTGCCCTCGCAGGGATGTCAGTGTATACTTACCTAG